From Chlamydiota bacterium:
GACACCTACTTCCATCCTTCTTTGGGGGCCTCCCGGATGTGGCAAAACCACGCTGGCAAAGATTTACCAGGATCAGTTTGACGCTACCAAGGCCAGCTTTAGTGCAACGTCTGCAAAAGTTAGCGATATTAAACAACTCGTTGATCAAATCCGCTCTCAGCCACTCTTTCACAAAAAAATCCTGCTTTTTTTAGATGAGATCCATCGTTTTAACAAATTGCAACAAGACTTGTTTCTGCCTCTCATCGAAGAAGGATCACTCATCCTCATTGGAGCGACGACAGAAAATCCTTCCTTTGCGCTCAATAAAGCTTTGCTTTCTCGACTCAATATATTTATTCTAAACGCGCTAGAAAAAAAGGACTTTTTCAAACTCCTTCAAGATTACGAAAAGACACATCCTCTTCCCCTCACAGATGAAGCCAAAGAAAAACTCATTTCCTTAGCCGCGGGCGATGCACGTATTTTCTACAATCTCTTAGAAAGCCTAGAAAAACAACAACTCACAGATACCATCGACGTAGATACTTTAGAAAAAAAACTCCCCCACGCGCTTTCTAAATATGACAGACAATACGATTATCACTATTTTTTCATCTCTGCTCTGCACAAAAGTGTCAGAGGTTCAGATCCTGATGCTGCGCTTTACTACCTAGCACGCATGCTCAACGGCGGAGAAGACAGGCTCTATCTTTTAAGACGCCTAATACGCATGGCAGCAGAAGATATTGGCTTAAGCGATCCCAACGCCCTTACCATTGCCACCAATGCGCTTTTAGCTTTTGAAAAAATAGGCTCTCCTGAGGGCGATCTTTTTTTGGCAGAAGTGGTGCTCTATTTGGCGCTTTGTCCAAAAAGCAATGCCATCTACACAGCCTTTAATAAAGCCACTGAATTTGCCAAAGAGACAAGCGAGCACATGCCTCCTCCCTGGATCCTCAATGCTCCTACCCAATGGATGAAGGCACAGGGTTTTTCTAAAGGATACATCTACGAACATGATGAAAAAGGAGCTATTTCTTCACAGAAATTCTTCCCGGAGAAACTCACACCGCAAACCTTCTATTCCCCTACAAGCTACGGATTTGAAAAAGAGCTCAAAAAACGTATTGAATATTTTAATCAACTCAGAGAAAAACCTTGATCTATTTAAAAACAAAGGCTTACAAAAGAAATATTCTATTGCATTTGTTGTTTATTTGTATTAAAATATCTTTCTTAAAGAGGGAAAAAAAATGGAAACAATAGCACAATTACCCACAATGTGGAGAATAGGTCCATTTTGTACAATAATAAACAAAAATTATTTAAAAAAGGGATTTGGTCAATTAGATCAATCAAAGGGTTATATAATCACAGGGATTTTGCATAATGCTGCGCAGTTTTTAGGTTCATGGCATTTTGGAAAAGACATTATAGAGCGTGCTAAGGTTGTTGACGAAAGTAAATGTAAACCAGAATTTTTCGAAGTAAAAAGATCATGTTGGCAAGCAAGGGTGTGGAATCTTGTGTTCTTTCTTGGCTGTGGGGAACTGGCCCACCTAAAATATAATAAAACTTTATGTACCTTAGTCTCTACCTTGCTAATTGCAAAGTTGACAAGTAATTATTTTATTTCAAAAGATCTTCAAACTTATCGAAAGAATTTTGAAGCTAGCGAAGGATCTAAAAGTTAATAAATAATTCCCTTCTCTTTTAAAAAGGTTAATGCCACATCATGCAGATCTGCTTGGCTGTTTCTTAAGTTTGCGTTAAGTGCTTGGTACTCTTCTTTAGAGATTTGGTTTTCTAAAAGTGCTAAAGTGTCTTCAAGTTCAGGATATTTTTGAAAGAGGTCTTTTTTGGTAAGAAGCAGGCTTTCGTAGGGAGGCATTGCTTCTTTGTCATCTTCTAAGATGTATAGATCAAAGCGTTTGATTTCATCGTCCAGTTCGTTTGCTACAATAAAATCTAGCTCATTTGATGTGAGATTCAAATATAATAGCCCTGAATCCATTAAGATAGGATTCCATTGTAAATCATACGCTGTGATGAGATTTGTGTAGTCTTGCCTTGCTATAAACTCTGCATCCATTCCGACTTTAAAGGGATGGTTTTGTGTGTATGTTTTTAAATCAGATAAGGTTTTTATATTGTGTGTTTGAGCAAATGCTTTGGTTACGCAGATGACATAGCTATTGGAAAATCCAAAGAAAAGCTGTGTGTCAAGTTGGTATTTTTCCAAACCTTTTTTAATAAATGCTATGGGCTCTTTAGGCATGTGAGTGGAATCTAAAATCC
This genomic window contains:
- the rarA gene encoding Replication-associated recombination protein A, which gives rise to MSLAVKLRPQTLIQVVGQEHLTKKGTLFYNLLHAKTPTSILLWGPPGCGKTTLAKIYQDQFDATKASFSATSAKVSDIKQLVDQIRSQPLFHKKILLFLDEIHRFNKLQQDLFLPLIEEGSLILIGATTENPSFALNKALLSRLNIFILNALEKKDFFKLLQDYEKTHPLPLTDEAKEKLISLAAGDARIFYNLLESLEKQQLTDTIDVDTLEKKLPHALSKYDRQYDYHYFFISALHKSVRGSDPDAALYYLARMLNGGEDRLYLLRRLIRMAAEDIGLSDPNALTIATNALLAFEKIGSPEGDLFLAEVVLYLALCPKSNAIYTAFNKATEFAKETSEHMPPPWILNAPTQWMKAQGFSKGYIYEHDEKGAISSQKFFPEKLTPQTFYSPTSYGFEKELKKRIEYFNQLREKP
- the opuCC gene encoding Carnitine transport binding protein OpuCC, with the protein product MQTFKHKLFILGCLILLLSCLLIILPAKQNHNTICVSCKSYEDEILAELVTILIEHKTPYTVKRHYNLGSTFMTFNALKANDIDLYPEYTGTIIYGILDSTHMPKEPIAFIKKGLEKYQLDTQLFFGFSNSYVICVTKAFAQTHNIKTLSDLKTYTQNHPFKVGMDAEFIARQDYTNLITAYDLQWNPILMDSGLLYLNLTSNELDFIVANELDDEIKRFDLYILEDDKEAMPPYESLLLTKKDLFQKYPELEDTLALLENQISKEEYQALNANLRNSQADLHDVALTFLKEKGIIY